The window TTCTGGGTGTCGAATAACACACTTCAGAATAATGACTTTCAGTCCCAGCTAAATATTTTGCGATTGGTCGCTCAGGAAAATTCGTTTACAAAAGTAAAACCATATCGTAAATGCGGAAACATCTTAAACTCGAAGATTGTTAATCAGACTAGCAGCCACGATTATTGTGTTGCCGAAATATGCACTCCAGACTCGGACTCCTGCACATATATATTTGGTTATTTCGAAGCTGGTGTAAGTAGTCGGCAAACAGTAAAAATGCTCGTATCAAAAGATGGTCAAAGTACTACAAACGACCTTATCGAAGAACTCGAGACACCTTAATAGCTAGCGCTAGATGCAAACCCAGATTTAGAAATTGCTCGATTACTGCTTGTTAAATATGTTTAAAGCTAGTTGATGGAGTAGAATTATCTGATGTTGGAACAAGAAAATCTCGCCAACCTATCGGGCAGTAAGGTAGAAATTGTGGCGCACCACATCGCCAGTTTAGCTACTCTAGGAGCAACGGCAGTCTATGGATACTATGGACAAAGACACGGCTACTTTCAGAAATGGCCAGATATTTTACGCGAGGCTGGCGAAAGCCTGTCACACCCGATTCTCGGTTATATTGGTGCGTTAACCGGAACCCTGGCATCTAGATTCCGCTCAAGAACTACTCGAGCGGGGTATGTTGTTGCTGGCGCCACCATCGCGAATTTCTCGGCCGAAGTTGGCCAACTATACTTAGTCCCTCACTCCCCAGAAACAGACTTTTTTCTGAGCTCAAATTTTCCAGAAACGTTAAAAGATTACGCTTTCTCCCTTATCGGGATGGGGTTATTTATTGTCAACCAACGTCGATGCCAAAAACAGCTCGGCACTTAATCTACTATTTCTCGGCCACCCCACTCGATCAGCGAAAAGCCGTGACGTTTCGCTACCGGCTCAAAAGTCTGTACTCTGGAAACATTCGAGGTGGCGGTTGCCTGCTTATATACCATAAACACCCGCTGAACATAATCTGGCATCGGCGTAACCTCAAGTGGATGACTGGCAGCGTACTGGTCGTTCACAAAACTTATAATGTTATAGTCGTGTTTCATCAGTTTAGGTGCCCAAAATGTAATAAAGTCTCCTGTTTCACGAGCGTTAAGCCCATAGGCTGCTAATGCTTGCTCGAGGAAAGCCGTCGTATCAGCTTTAGTAACAATATTGCCAGTACTAAAATCATAATTATCGGCAGTCACACCTTCCCAAAATAGGTAGTCATATTCTCGATGATCAACTAATATGTCCCCGTTTGGACCACCCAGGACTGTACCATACCAGCCATTGTCTTGGTTATAGGCAGGATAAATAAACGAGTCACTGACGTCGAATTTCTGTGTCAAGCTAAAATCGGTATCTTGATCGGCGTATAGCATGATCACTGGTTTCAAAGTCATGCCCTCTTCAAAACCTTTTTCGCGTGAATCTATTTCGCTCTTCGATAAGCACACATTATCTAGTTTTGGATCACCGGTTGGCGCACCACCACCCCATGCTTCGTAGTAACCTTCGTTACACATGCCTTGCTCATAACCGCGGTACTCATTCGAGTTCGTATTGTTTCGTCCCAGTACATAATATGCCCCAGCCGAAACCACAAGCGCAGTCACAAATACAGCCGATGCTATGACGATTACGCTGCCCGATCTAGCAATTTTTATTCTAAGCATAAGCTAATTGTATATGTGATCACTTTTATTACAATATTTATTTACTTTCATATTACACATAAGCCACGCTTAAATATGTAATGATCATAAGATTGTACCGAACCTCCACCACTTGTCGTTCAAGCGCACAAAGTACAGCTGCCTCAACCAATTTAGCATTTTTTACATAACAATAATTAATCAAAAGTCATTAGCAATTATCTAAAGGTTTATGTTATAATAGACGCAAGCAAGTGGTTAACATTACCTCTCGGTATCATATATTAGTCGCGAAACTAAGTATCTATGGCGAGCAGCAGTAAGAACGCGAGCGATTAATATAATTAGGAGAAATGCAATGTCATTCAAAATCTACGTAGGGCAACTAGCCTACAGCGTAACCGACGAAGAACTAGAGCAATTTTTTGCTGCACAGGGCAAGGTTACAAGCGCTATCGTTATTAAAGATAAGTTCAGTGGCCAATCAAAAGGCTTTGGTTTTGTCGAAATGGAAGATGCCGAAGAAGGTCAAGCTGCTATCAAGAGTCTTGACGGCCAAGAGCTAAAAGGCCGCAACGTCCGAGTTAGCGAAGCTCGCCCGCAAGAAGATCGCCCTCGCGGCGACCGCCGACCTCAAGGCGACCGCAACGATTTTCGTCGCCCACGCTACTAGTAATTAGCGAACATAAAAACAGCTAAACCAATAGCTGTTTTTTTGATGTTTATTGTCTTAAGCCAATTGCTCTCTGGACTTTTGCGAGGATTGCTTGAGAATACTCATTTGCATAGACTTCGTCTCGCTCTAACTTGCTCAATACCTCCGTATCATCGAGAGCGTTAAATCTTGCTTGCAGATCAACCAGCACTTTTTCGACCTCGTCGGCAACAGCCTGCTTTAAGCCACCGTACTGCGCTTGACCAACGAATTCTTGATTGACCTCTGCTTGTGATTGCCCCCTCAAAACAGCCAGCATAGTTAGTAGATTAGTAATGCCTGGTTGGTTAACGCGGTCAAAATTAATCTGGCCAAGACTATCGGTTACTGCGCTCATCACCTTTTTGCGAGCCTCTTGCGGGGAGTCAAAGAGCGTAATTGTGCCCGCAGGATCAGTCACACTTTTGCTCATCTTTTTATCAGGGTTTTGTAAACTCATAACTCGCAGTGGTTCTTCTACACCAAAAAAGGCGGCTTGCTCTTTGATGGTCTTTGGTAGCACAAATGTCTCACCAAACCGATTGTTAAAGCGCTCGGCAGTGTCCCTAGCTAGCTCGAGGTGTTGGCGCTGATCATCGCCAACAGGTACTAACTCGGCATCATAAAGCAAGATGTCGGCTACCATCAGAACCGGATAGTCAAATAAACCAACCGATACGAACTCATCTTCTAATCGAGATTTCTTCTCTTTAAACTCAACCATCCTCGACAATTGCCCAAAAGAAGTAAAGTTATTGAGGATGACAGTTAGTTCAGAATGGGCGCTTACATGACCCTGGCGATAAACATGCACATTTGGGTTATCGAGTGGCAGGCCAGCCGCAAAAAACACTTTAAGATTCTTAAATGTTTGTTCATAGAAAGTTGAAAAATCTACAGGTGAGGTGAAGCTGTGTAGATCGGGAATGAACATGTGTACTTTATGTTCATTGGAGTGCGCGTTCGCCATTCTGATGATTGGCTGCATAGCACCTAAGTAGTTACCTAGATGGTAATCGGCATTGGTGCGGAGTCCGGTGAGTATTGTTGGTTTCATTTACTTTTCCTCTCTAAAATTCGAATCTGATTGATGCATCTTAAACTTGTGCGTTACTTCGAGCTCGCCATCTTCGAATATGTTTAGAAAGTCTCATAGTCGAAATATACCACGCCAGTTTTCTAGAGCCAAATAATCATACCCCTTGCATACTGTTTACCGCGTCGTTATCTTGAACAATTAATCTAGCTTACGTCGCTACTTGTATCGCAAGATGGGATGTCTTTGAGCGAATAATTTGGAATCGGCCCACCTAATTCAGAATACGAATATGTGCCATATACACTCACAGCCGATTTACTGACTTTTGTAGTTTTATATGCGGTTGCTTGTGGGGTAACTGTACCACTTATCGATTTACCGGCGCCATTGACAGTCAACTGCCAAGACATAGGTAAGGTAGTGTTGCTGTCGACAGCTTTGATCAGTAAGTTCCAGTCTGTGCTACTGGCAGATTGTTTACACGCGCAGACACGCAGGCACGTAGAACCGCCAGTTAAATCTACATAATTTGAATAGCTGTTTGCTTGGGTATCTTCTTGACTAGATACATAGAACTTCCATCCAACCAAACCTACACTTGCCAGCAACACTAGAGACACAGCAACCAACAGCCGATTTCTTAAAACTACCAATACGATTTTCGTCATATACTAGTAACCACCTTTCCGATAACAAACTTTAAATTATCTGCACTAATAATACAACGCTGCAGAGTTTTCATATCTTTATAGTAAAATTCTCACTTTTACAAATTCATTTCCGATTTGTACCATGCTATACTTGTTTTAACATAAACACAAAACATAAAGGAGAAATCTGAAAAAAATGAACAAGCAAGGTTTTATACACCACATTGGGTTGTTGATTATTTCTGTATTAGTTGTTGTCTTTGTTGGAGGAGCAGCTTACAAAATAAGACAGACAAGCATCCAAGCTAATGCGGCTGGATGTGTAGATTATAGCTATCGAAAAGGGAGTAAGTCTAATTGTGTCATCTACGCCCAAAGGCTATTGAACTGGCACCTATCAAAAGAAAGTCGTAACGCACTTGTAGAAGATGGTTATTT of the Candidatus Nomurabacteria bacterium genome contains:
- a CDS encoding RNA-binding protein, producing the protein MSFKIYVGQLAYSVTDEELEQFFAAQGKVTSAIVIKDKFSGQSKGFGFVEMEDAEEGQAAIKSLDGQELKGRNVRVSEARPQEDRPRGDRRPQGDRNDFRRPRY
- the trpS gene encoding tryptophan--tRNA ligase, with protein sequence MKPTILTGLRTNADYHLGNYLGAMQPIIRMANAHSNEHKVHMFIPDLHSFTSPVDFSTFYEQTFKNLKVFFAAGLPLDNPNVHVYRQGHVSAHSELTVILNNFTSFGQLSRMVEFKEKKSRLEDEFVSVGLFDYPVLMVADILLYDAELVPVGDDQRQHLELARDTAERFNNRFGETFVLPKTIKEQAAFFGVEEPLRVMSLQNPDKKMSKSVTDPAGTITLFDSPQEARKKVMSAVTDSLGQINFDRVNQPGITNLLTMLAVLRGQSQAEVNQEFVGQAQYGGLKQAVADEVEKVLVDLQARFNALDDTEVLSKLERDEVYANEYSQAILAKVQRAIGLRQ
- a CDS encoding peptidoglycan-binding protein, whose product is MNKQGFIHHIGLLIISVLVVVFVGGAAYKIRQTSIQANAAGCVDYSYRKGSKSNCVIYAQRLLNWHLSKESRNALVEDGYFGNQTLSKVLTFQKSRGLTADGVIGPKQTWPALCQYDRATNFIPSWALNAGRSAGCAKFWQQGT